Sequence from the Gemmatimonadales bacterium genome:
AGGCGGCGGAACGCATCCTCATCGGCGTCATGATCGAGACACCCGCGGCGGTCATCCTGGCCGACCGGCTGGCCGCAGTTTCCGATTTCTTCAGTGTGGGGACCAACGACCTCACGCAATACACGCTGGTGGTGGACCGCGGCAACGCGCGTCTCGCGGACCGTTTCCGGACCGAGCATCCCGCCATTCTCCGGCAGCTGCGATCGGTGCACCTGGCGGCCAGTGCCGCCGGCATCCCCGTCAGCATCTGCGGGGAGATGGCCTCGGAACCGCTGTCCGCGGTGCTCCTGATGGGACTGGGATTCGTGGAGTTGAGCGTGGCGCCACCGGCCCTCCCACTGCTCAAGCTGATCGTGCGCAGCGTCCCGGCGTCGGTGGCCGAGGCGGCCGCCACGGAGGCGCTCGAGGCGGCCACCTCCGAGGAGGTCCGAGCCATCTTGCGCACCGCCGTCGGGGCGCACCTTGATCTTGCGCTGATCGATCCGGCCGGCGCGTTGCCCACGTATCGACCGCCCACTAGTATTCCATCGAACTGACCGCTCTCATTCTTCTCTCAATGGTTGCCTGATGACTGCCAAGCGCGTGAAGCACAAGCGATACCTGTTCACGTCCGAGTCCGTGACCGAGGGCCACCCGGACAAGGTGGCCGACCAGATTTCCGATGCCGTGCTCGACGCGATCCTCGCTGAGGACCCGCACGGGCGCGTGGCGTGCGAGACGCTGGTCACCACCGGCATGGTCATGGTCTCCGGCGAGATCACCACCAAGACCTACGTGGACATCCCGGGCATCGTCCGGCGGACCATTGAGCGGATCGGCTACAACGACGCCACGCACGGCTTCGACGCGCACACCTGCGCGGTGCTCTCGTCGATCGGGCGTCAATCGCCCGATATCGCCATGGGGGTGGACGAGACCGGCGACAAGGCGCAGGGCGCCGGCGACCAGGGGATGATGTTCGGGTATGCCACGCGCGAGACCCGCGAGCGGATGCCGCTCCCGATCATGCTCGCCCACCGGATTGCCGAGCGGCTGGCGGCAGTCCGCAAGGGTGCCCACGGCCTCGATCGGCTCGAGTGGCTCCGGCCGGACGGGAAGTCCCAGGTGTCGGTCGAGTACGAGGGGAACAAGCCGGTGGCGGTGCGCACCGTGGTGGTGTCGACCCAGCACGCCGAGCGGCACGCAGGCCGGCAACTGGCGCAGTCGACCATCCGGCAGGCCATCATCGAGCATGTCATTCGCCCGGTGCTGGAGAAGGCGGGCTTCGGCGACACGCGGGTCAAGTTCCTCATCAACCCGACCGGCCGCTTCGTCATCGGCGGCCCGCATGGCGACGCCGGACTGACCGGTCGGAAGATCATCGTGGACACCTACGGCGGCATGGCGCGACATGGTGGCGGCGCCTTCAGCGGCAAGGACCCGTCGAAGGTGGACCGCAGCGCCACCTATGCCGCCCGGTGGGTGGCCAAGAACATCGTCGAGGCCAAGCTCGCCGAACGGTGCGAGGTGCAGGTGGCCTACGCCATCGGTGTCGCCGAGCCGGTGTCCATCATGGTGGATACGTTCGGGACCGGCGTCATGCCCGACGAGCGCCTGGAGCGCGTGGTCCGGCGGGCGTTTGACCTCACGCCGCGAGGCATCATCACCGCGCTGAAGCTCAAGCGCCCCATCTATGGACCGACCGCCGCCTACGGCCATTTCGGCCGGAAACCGGTCAAGGCCAAGGTGAACGGGCGGGTGCAGGAGTTCTTCACGTGGGAACAGCCCAGCCGGGTGCGCGCCCTGCTCAGCGAAGCGCGGTAGTGCCCCGATGATCGAGGTTCAGGTGGCGCATCTCGGCCTCGATCAGAACACGAACAGCCCCGTGGTCCTGCTGAAGGAGCGCGATGGGGAGCGGGTCCTGCCGATCTGGATCGGGCCCGCCGAGGCGAGCGCCATCGCCATGGAACTGCAGGGGGTCAAGGCGCAACGACCCATGACGCACGACCTTCTGAAGCACGTGATCGTCGGATTGGGCGGCGAACTGCGCCGGGTCACGATCACGAACGTCCGGGACAATACCTATTTTGCCGAACTGCTTATCCGCCGCGACGAACAGATGGTCCAGGTCGATGCCCGCCCTTCCGACAGCATCGCGCTGGCGCTCCGGCTCCGGGCGCCGATCTTCACCACGGATGACCTCCTCAATCACAGCGGGACCGATGCCGGCCCGCCGGCACCCGAGCGTCGGCTCGACGCCGAGTCTCTCAAACAGTACCTGGAAAAGCTTGATCCGCAGGATTTCGGCCGCTTCACGCCGTAGTGCCGCCCTCGTGGGAGCCGGGGTTGCGCTCCTCACCGCCTCGCCTCTCGCGGGGCAAGTCCCCCTCAGCGTCTCCGGAACGGTTGTCCGCGTGCACGATGGCGACTCCACGTCCGTGGCGGGCGTCCCCGTCACGCTGCACCGGGTCGGCCGCACCGCCCAGGGCGCGATCGATTCGACGGTGTCGGATCGTGACGGAGCCTTCCGTTTTCGCAGCGTCGGTGACACGGCGGCGATCTACCTGGCGAGTGCGCGGTATGCGGGGATCGAGTACTTCAGCGAACCGATGCGCGCGCCTGGGGCGGGGAGGATCCGGCTCGTGGTGTCCGACACCTCCTCCTCCGCCCCGGTGCGGCTCGGGAGCCGCCATGTGATCATCCGGCCTCCCGATGAATCCGGGACGCGGGCGGTCCTCGATCTCCTTACCATCCGGAACGACGGTCCGGACACCCGCGTCGGCCGCGACAGCCTGGGCGCCTCATGGGCACTCGAACTCCCCGCCGGTGCGCTGCAGCCCGAGGTGTCGGAGGGGGACGTCAGCCCGACGGCCATCCGGTTCCAGGGTGATTCGATCCTGGTTCTGGCGCCGATCGCGCCCGGCCGCAAGAACATCATGGTCAGCTATCGCCTCCCGGTCG
This genomic interval carries:
- the metK gene encoding methionine adenosyltransferase, which translates into the protein MTAKRVKHKRYLFTSESVTEGHPDKVADQISDAVLDAILAEDPHGRVACETLVTTGMVMVSGEITTKTYVDIPGIVRRTIERIGYNDATHGFDAHTCAVLSSIGRQSPDIAMGVDETGDKAQGAGDQGMMFGYATRETRERMPLPIMLAHRIAERLAAVRKGAHGLDRLEWLRPDGKSQVSVEYEGNKPVAVRTVVVSTQHAERHAGRQLAQSTIRQAIIEHVIRPVLEKAGFGDTRVKFLINPTGRFVIGGPHGDAGLTGRKIIVDTYGGMARHGGGAFSGKDPSKVDRSATYAARWVAKNIVEAKLAERCEVQVAYAIGVAEPVSIMVDTFGTGVMPDERLERVVRRAFDLTPRGIITALKLKRPIYGPTAAYGHFGRKPVKAKVNGRVQEFFTWEQPSRVRALLSEAR
- a CDS encoding bifunctional nuclease family protein, giving the protein MIEVQVAHLGLDQNTNSPVVLLKERDGERVLPIWIGPAEASAIAMELQGVKAQRPMTHDLLKHVIVGLGGELRRVTITNVRDNTYFAELLIRRDEQMVQVDARPSDSIALALRLRAPIFTTDDLLNHSGTDAGPPAPERRLDAESLKQYLEKLDPQDFGRFTP